From the Prunus dulcis chromosome 4, ALMONDv2, whole genome shotgun sequence genome, one window contains:
- the LOC117626335 gene encoding organic cation/carnitine transporter 3-like, with amino-acid sequence MGDSTPLLPEINSAESEPPLLHKHVPSLDSTIERCIGDFGWAQFLQAFLVSFSWFFDAQQTFITVFTDAEPTWHCTQLDDPNNSCHSASNVCLLPQNSWAWDRPRHTSTISEWALQCSPSIVQGMPASAFFMGCLIGGLALATLADTSLGRKNMLFLTCLVMSLSTFLTAFSSNIWIYSILRFITGFGRATIGTSALVLSTELVGRRWRGQVGVIGYFCFTLGFLSLPAIAYTQRAHSWRTLYFCTSIPTFLYCIMVHFLVHESPRWLFLRGRKEEAIATLKHIAPINGTSTKTPLTSSFFSNLSFEQETRNVDLYSAIKVLVKSRWAFRRLSAVMAIGFGVGMVYYGMPLALGSLDFNLYLSVTFNGLSELPASLITLVFIAKMNRKTSLLVFTSLSGVFSIMSVLKGTHPIWKTLQIVFELVSFFSACSALNVLLIFTIELFPTCVRNSAVSMVRQAVVLGGVFSPMLAAAGRINGGFLSYGVFGVFGLFVVCLQETRGRGICDTMDEEEYKQRDSYL; translated from the coding sequence ATGGGCGATTCAACCCCTCTTCTCCCCGAAATCAACTCGGCCGAGTCAGAACCCCCATTGTTGCACAAACATGTTCCCTCCCTAGACTCCACGATCGAACGGTGCATCGGAGATTTCGGGTGGGCCCAATTCCTCCAAGCTTTCCTTGTATCGTTTTCATGGTTCTTTGATGCCCAACAAACCTTCATCACCGTCTTCACAGACGCCGAGCCAACATGGCACTGCACCCAACTCGATGATCCTAACAACTCATGCCACTCGGCCTCAAACGTTTGCCTACTTCCTCAAAATTCATGGGCTTGGGACCGGCCAAGACACACTTCCACCATCTCCGAATGGGCCCTGCAGTGTTCACCGTCAATCGTCCAGGGTATGCCCGCCTCAGCCTTCTTCATGGGTTGCTTAATAGGCGGGCTTGCCTTGGCCACACTTGCTGACACGTCACTGGGCCGCAAAAACATGCTCTTCCTCACTTGTCTCGTCATGTCTTTGTCCACCTTTCTCACTGCCTTCTCCTCCAACATATGGATCTACTCCATCCTCCGATTCATCACTGGATTTGGCCGTGCTACCATCGGCACCTCTGCTCTTGTCCTATCAACGGAGCTTGTTGGGAGGAGGTGGCGTGGCCAGGTAGGTGTCATTGGATACTTCTGCTTCACTCTAGGGTTTCTATCCCTACCAGCTATTGCATACACTCAAAGAGCTCATTCATGGAGAACACTCTATTTTTGTACTTCCATCCCTACCTTCTTGTATTGCATAATGGTTCATTTCTTGGTTCATGAGTCACCAAGATGGCTCTTCCTTCGAGGCCGCAAAGAGGAAGCAATTGCAACACTAAAACACATTGCGCCCATCAATGGTACTAGTACTAAAACACCACTCACATCTAGCTTCTTTTCGAACTTGTCCTTTGAGCAAGAAACAAGGAACGTTGATCTCTACTCGGCGATCAAGGTTCTGGTGAAGAGCAGATGGGCTTTTCGGAGATTGTCCGCGGTTATGGCAATAGGGTTTGGTGTTGGAATGGTATATTATGGAATGCCATTAGCCTTGGGAAGCTTGGACTTCAATCTCTACTTAAGTGTCACGTTCAATGGCTTGTCAGAGCTACCAGCTTCGTTAATCACATTAGTCTTCATTGCCAAAATGAACAGGAAGACCTCACTCTTGGTTTTCACTAGTCTTAGTGGGGTTTTTAGCATAATGTCCGTGTTGAAAGGAACACATCCAATATGGAAAACATTACAAATTGTGTTCGAGCTTGTGTCTTTTTTCAGCGCCTGCTCAGCTCTCAATGTCTTGCTAATATTTACGATTGAGCTTTTCCCCACCTGCGTGAGAAACTCGGCTGTGTCGATGGTGAGGCAGGCGGTGGTGTTGGGAGGAGTGTTTAGTCCAATGCTGGCTGCCGCGGGGAGAATAAATGGCGGGTTTTTGTCGTATGGAGTGTTTGGGGTTTTTGGGTTGTTTGTGGTTTGTTTGCAAGAGACGAGAGGTAGAGGGATTTGTGATACAATGGATGAAGAAGAGTACAAACAAAGAGACAGCTACTTGTAA
- the LOC117626351 gene encoding organic cation/carnitine transporter 3-like, producing MADSNPLLSEINSAESEPSPDSRIELFIGDFGCAQFLQAFLVSFSWFFDAQQTFITVFTDAQPTWHCTQLNDPHNSCNSASNVCQLPQNSWAWDRPRHTSTISEWALQCSPSFVQDMPASGFFMGCLIGGLALATLADTSLGRKNMLFLTCLIMSLSTFLTAFSSNIWIYSILRFITGFGRATIGTSALVLSTELVGRRWGGQVGVIGFFCFTLGFLSLPAIAYTQRAHSWRTLYFCTSIPTFLYCIMVHFLVRESPRWLFVQGRKEEAIATLKHIAPINGTTTKTPLTSSFFSNLSFEQETRNVDLYSAIKVLVKSTWAFRRLSTVMAIGFGVGMVYYGMPLALGSLDFNLYLSVTFNGLSELPASLITLVFIAKMNRKTSLLVFTSLSGVFSIMSVLKGTHPIWKTLQIVFELVSFFSACSALNVLLIFTIELFPTCVRNSAVSMVRQAVVLGGVFSPMLAAAGRINGGFLSYGVFGVFGLFVVCLQETRGRGICDTMDEEEYKQRDSCLYNAVAGDV from the coding sequence ATGGCCGATTCAAACCCTCTTCTCTCTGAAATTAACTCGGCCGAGTCAGAACCCTCCCCCGACTCTAGGATCGAACTGTTCATCGGAGATTTCGGGTGTGCCCAATTCCTCCAAGCTTTCCTTGTATCGTTTTCATGGTTCTTTGACGCCCAGCAAACCTTCATCACCGTCTTCACAGACGCTCAGCCAACATGGCACTGCACCCAACTCAATGATCCTCACAACTCATGCAACTCAGCCTCAAACGTTTGCCAACTTCCTCAGAATTCATGGGCTTGGGACCGGCCTAGACACACTTCCACCATCTCCGAATGGGCCCTGCAGTGTTCACCGTCATTCGTCCAGGATATGCCCGCCTCCGGCTTCTTTATGGGCTGCTTAATAGGCGGGCTTGCCTTGGCCACACTTGCTGACACGTCCCTGGGTCGCAAAAACATGCTCTTCCTCACATGTCTCATCATGTCTTTGTCCACTTTTCTCACCGCCTTCTCCTCCAACATATGGATCTACTCCATCCTCCGATTCATCACTGGGTTTGGCCGTGCTACCATCGGCACCTCTGCTCTTGTCCTATCAACGGAGCTTGTCGGGAGGCGGTGGGGTGGCCAGGTAGGTGTCATTGGCTTCTTCTGCTTCACTCTAGGGTTTCTATCCCTACCTGCTATTGCATACACTCAAAGAGCTCATTCATGGAGAACACTCTATTTTTGTACTTCCATCCCTACATTCTTGTATTGCATAATGGTTCATTTTTTGGTTCGTGAATCACCAAGATGGCTCTTCGTCCAAGGCCGCAAAGAAGAAGCAATTGCAACACTAAAACACATTGCACCCATCAATGGTACTACCACTAAAACACCACTCACCTCTAGCTTCTTTTCGAACTTGTCCTTTGAGCAAGAAACAAGGAACGTTGATCTCTACTCGGCGATCAAGGTTCTGGTGAAGAGCACATGGGCTTTTCGGAGATTGTCAACGGTTATGGCAATAGGGTTTGGTGTTGGAATGGTATATTATGGAATGCCATTAGCCTTGGGAAGCTTGGACTTCAATCTCTACTTAAGTGTCACGTTCAATGGCTTGTCAGAGCTACCAGCTTCGTTAATCACATTAGTCTTCATTGCCAAAATGAACAGGAAGACCTCACTCTTGGTTTTCACTAGTCTTAGTGGGGTTTTTAGCATAATGTCCGTGTTGAAAGGAACACATCCAATATGGAAAACATTACAAATTGTGTTCGAGCTTGTGTCTTTTTTCAGCGCCTGCTCAGCTCTCAATGTCTTGCTAATATTTACGATTGAGCTTTTCCCCACCTGCGTGAGAAACTCGGCTGTGTCGATGGTGAGGCAGGCGGTGGTGTTGGGAGGAGTGTTTAGTCCAATGCTGGCTGCCGCGGGGAGAATAAATGGCGGGTTTTTGTCGTATGGAGTGTTTGGGGTTTTTGGGTTGTTTGTGGTTTGTTTGCAAGAGACGAGAGGTAGAGGGATTTGTGATACAATGGATGAAGAAGAGTACAAACAAAGAGACAGCTGCTTGTATAATGCGGTCGCTGGTGATGTGTAG